CAACTTTGAGAAAGCTGATATACCCGGCCAGCTTGTCTTCTTCTTTGCCACTGCCAAACTTATCCAGAATAAATTTGACGGGCTTGGGCATGCCCTTGGGTTTCTCGCCAATCACAAACTTGCCTAACTGGGTCAGGCTCATCAGTTCCAATGCCGATTCAAATACCAAGCGAATGGGAATATCCTGCACCCGCTCCTGCAGCCACAGGACCTGGTCGTAATCGAAAACTAAGCTGCTAAAGAAGACATCCGCCCCTTGTAAGGCAGCGGTGACAGCATCTGGGTCAGCGTTAATATCGCGATCGCTAAAGATCCGCACTTCCAAACCCGGACAGCGGGCTTGTGCCAGCTCGGCAGCTCTGATATACAAATCGATATTAAAGGACTCAAATCCCGCAATCAGAACTATCCGTGCCATCTGTGCAGCCTAAAATCGGTTGACGTCTCTTCCTAAATCTTAATGATCTTTCAGGGGTTTTAGCAGAAGAGTTTCGGACAGTTTCCCTGAACGACAACCTTGCCCCATCGCAGGGCGTTGGCAAAATAATTTATTTCGTGATGGATTAAGGCATAAAACCGAGCCTTAGAATAGCAACCCCGCTGGACCGAGCAGGATAGCAATACCCACGCCTAAGATCGAGCCCACAATCACTTGTACAGGCGTATGGCCCAGAAGTTCCTTGAGACGGTCTTCATTAAATTCGGGATGCTCTTGAAACATTTCATCCACAATCTGATTGAGGACCTTGGCCTGCTTGCCTGCTGCCTGGCGCACGCCGGCTGCATCATACATGACGATGATGGCAAAAACCGTTGCGATCGCAAATTCCGTACTATCCCATCCATGGACTTGCCCCACACAGGTGGCCAAGGTCGTCACCGACGCTGAATGGGAACTGGGCATGCCTCCTGTTTCTACCAGTACCCGGAAATTGATTTTGCCGTTTTGAGCGAGATCAATAATGATCTTGAGGCTTTGGGCCAGCAAACTTGCTGCCAAGGAAACCAGCAAAACCTGGTTGTTGATAATATTGCCAAAATCCTGCATATTTATCGTCGAGACTTAGACAAGGAGAGCATTTTACAGAATCTAGGATTGACGAGAAGTAATAAAATCAGCCAGAGCCTGTAATGGAGCCGATTGATCACCATAAACGGCTAGCTCTGCTTTCGCTTCTTCAATCAGATGTTGGGCTTGTCGCTTTGACTCTGGAATGCCCCAGAGACTGGGGTAAGTCGCTTTCTGGGCTTCTACATCTTTGCCTGCCGTTTTTCCTAGCTTTTCACTGGTTGCCGTCACATCCAATACATCGTCAATAATTTGGAATGCAAGACCGATATTGCGGGCATATTTGGAGCATCGATCCAAGAGTTCTTGATCCGCACCTGCCAGTTCTGCTCCCGATAAAACCGACGCTTCTAGCAATGCCCCGGTTTTATGGGCATGGATAAAGTTCAAAGTCGAGAGGGTGACATCTTCCGCTCCCTCGGACTCTAAATCAACGACTTGGCCCCCCACTAAACCCGTAGCAGCCACCGCATGTCCCAGACGGGCAACGACCTTCAAAACCTGTTCTGGCGGAACCTGCTGGGTCTGAATCGCTACATGCTCATAGGCATAGGCCAACAACCCATCGCCTGCCAGAATGGCGATATCTTCGCCATATTTCTTGTGGTTGGTGGGCTTGCCCCGACGAAAGTCATCGTTATCCATGGCGGGTAGATCGTCATGAATCAGTGACATCGTATGGATCATTTCTAGGGCACAAGCTGTGGGCATTGCCATCTCAATGGTGCCACCAGCCAGTTCACAAGCCGCCAAGCATAAAATAGGTCGGAGACGCTTTCCTCCCGCCATTAAGGAGTACCGCATCGCCTCATAAATTTTTTCGGGGTAGACCACGGGAATAGAGGCATCTAACGCGGCCTCCACCAGTTCTCGCCGCTGAGAGAGATAGTCTACAAGGTTGAAATTGGAGGGGGTTGAACCAGACAAATCTTGGGTAGATGAGGTTTTCTGAGGGTTTTCAGCGGATATCATCCTGGTGATCCTTCGTGATCTTTGACGATGAAATGGTCACTCTAAGTCGGGCAAAAAAAGCCCTCTAGTTGTTGACAGCATTGATTTAGTGCGATCTCAACCATGAGGCTAGTTCAACTATTGTATGATCCTTTGTGCCGTTGCCTATAACTCCACACCGTATTCTCCAAAAGCATGGATACAGTCATCGGACCCACGCCCCCCGGTACAGGAGTAATCAATGAACTTTGAGGCTGAACTGAGGCAAACTCTACATCCCCCACTAATCGGGCTTTACCCTCAACCTCTTGTCGGCTAATCCCCACATCAATTACGACAGCCCCAGGTTTGACCATATCTGCCGTAATCAGTCCTGGCTTGCCGACAGCCGCCACCAACACGTCAGCAGTGCGGGTAACAGCGGCTAAATCAGGGGTGCGAGAATGGGCCATCGTCACTGTGGCATTGGCTGCCAACAGCATCAGAGATACAGGTTTGCCCACCAAAATACTGCGGCCAATGACCACCGCATGCTTACCTGACAACTCAACATCATAGGCAGCTAACAATCGCATCACCCCTGCGGGGGTACAGCTGCGCAACCCAGACTCACCACGCACCAGTCGTCCTAAACTTAAGGGATGTAAACCATCCACATCTTTATCCGGATCGATCTCGTAGAGTAGGGCCGTGGAATCTAAATGGGGGGGCAAGGGCAACTGCACCAGAATGCCATCGACTTGAGGATTAGCATTTAAGTCATGAATCGTTTGCTTCACTTCATCAAAGGCCACCTCTGTAGGGAAATGATGACCAAAAGAAGCAATCCCTAGCCGTTCGCAGGCCCGCTCTTTATTGCGAACATAGGCTGCACTCGCCGGGTTATCTCCCACCATCAGAACAGCTAATCCGGGCGGACGACCTATTTCGGCTTGCAAAATTTGGATTTGGGCGGTCAGCTCCCCTTGAATTTTTTGGGCTAGTCCCTTGCCATCCAGCAGCTTGGAAGACTCAACAGGCATCGGTCATGTCCTTCTGATGCGGTTAAAAGTGCTTCTCGATTGTATAGGTTTACCTTAAATTTCGAGATAGTCTTAACCTAAGGGTCAATTTTCTATCTCGGTTGACCATTCATACTCAAGAAATTGTCCTTAACTATGTCTGAATCTATTGATATTGGCGATCGCATTCGCATTGTCTCCCTCCCACCCTATGTCAAAACCGCTGAGCCGATGCCGATGTTACGGCCTCCAGATGTGATCCATGTGGGTGAAGAAGGTACAGTCCTCAGTCGAGAACCAGGTGATTACTGGAGTGTGCGCATGGAGAATGGGGCTTATTTACTCAGTAGTCAATATTTAGAAAAAGTAGACTCCGCCGATTAGGAGGGAGCTAGCCACGGTTGCACAGCAGTGTCCGACCCAACCAAGGAAATATGGGATTGCTGTAGGTGCTGACAAGCAGCCTGATAGACGGCTTCAACATCTAAACTGGCAATCTGTTTGGGGAAATTCTGATCATAGTGAATACCTAATCCCAAGGCTTCGTACCAGCCCATCAGATGAGCCAATTGAGCATTACTTTGTTTGCCCAAGACATATTGTCCTAGGAGCTTACTCTTGGCTGTTTCTAGCTCTTCGGTTGCCAGGGGCTGTTGGCTGAGGCGATCAATTTCAGCTTGGAGTTTCGCCAGTGCGATCGCAGTATTATCCGCAGCCGTCCCCAAATACACGACAAAATGCGATGGCCCTAATCGAGTGGGATAGAATCCCGAAACTTCATAGGCGAGTCCCTGCTTTTCTCGCAGCTCCACAAACAAACGACTAGACAGACCGCTACAAAGATAGGTATACAGCAGCTTCAGAGCAGCATAGTCTGGCTCCTGCACTGAAGGGGCGAGATGCCCCAACATGACAATACTCTGCTGGCTCGGTTGCGTCGTTATGGAAATATTTGAGCTAGATCCCATCGAGGCAGCCATTGCTTCCACTGGCTGTAACCCATCCGGCGGAAGCAATGGCTGCTCAGGGACTGGCCAATCTCCAAATACTTGCTGGCAATATTGCACTGCCTCAAAAGCCTTCAGATTACCTGAGAGACTAATCACCATATTGTCAGGCCGGAAATAGGTCTGATGATACTGGTGCAGATCTGCAGGTTGAAGCTGAGCAATCTGGTCAGGGTCTCCTGGCCCTGTTTGAATATAGGGATGGCCTGGGGGAAAAAGGGAGTGTCTGAGTCCCTTCAGGGCTAAGGTGAAGGGCTGCTCTTGCTGAGCACGAATGGACTGTAGAGCCAGCTTCTTTTCCAACTCTACTTCAGATGCTGGGAAAGACGGATATTGAAGTAACTCAGCCGCCAGGGACAGGATATCTAAGAAATCCTCAGACACGGTTTTCAGGCTGAGCAAGAAGTAGTCAGGCGCTCGTTCTACCCCTAAACTGGCCCCGACCGATTCCACCTGTTCGGCAATTTCAGCCGAGGACAATCGGTGCGTCCCTTTGGTGAGGGTGGCCGCCATCAAATAGGCTACTCCAGCCTGCCCCAAGGGTTCACGAGTATTGCCTGCCCCGACAAAAATGCGAGCCGAAACAATATCAGCAATGGGGTTCTCTGTGATCAGCACCACCAGCCCATTGGCTAACGCAAACTTCTGGCAGAGTAACCCTGAAGTGACGGGAACTGAAGTAATGGGAGAGGGAAGAGGCAGCATTCAATAAGAGCAGGGTTGCAACGTAGTAATCGCGTAGTGGCTAGGGGAAAGGTATTTTTGGGCAAGCGTTTGCAAGGTTTTGGGGTCAATGGCCTGAATCAGCCGTGGATAGGTAAAGGCTTGTTCCAATTCGCCCAATATACTGTAATACCCATATAATCCGGCCAACTGATTGACCATTTCTGTCCCAAAGATAAAGTCGTTGACCACCAATTGCTGACATCGATGCAGCTCGACCTCTGGAATGGGGATTTCCCCCAACTGATACATATGCTCACGAATGACCGTTTCTACCACCTCTAGATACTTCGGATCTAGCCAAACAGAGATTGTGAAACATCCCCCTTCTCGCTGCAGAAAAAATTCACTGTGGACATCATAAATCCAGCCTCGTTGTTCTAATAAATCTGAGACCAACCGAGATGTGCGTCCTCCAGTTAATATCACCGACAATAGGTCAAATCCATACCCCTGTTCTTTCTCGGTTACACCCGGTCCTAACCAGGCTATGGTCAACCGGGCTTGGTCGATCCCTGGGGTTTCCATGGCATGGTAACGGCGTTGGTCCACAGGGTTCAGAGGGCTGGGGGATGACAGCAGGTCTCTAGAAGCAGGGGTATGGGGCCAATCACAATGCCGATGTACCAGGTCTATGGCTTGTTCATGGGTCAGATCGCCCACCAAGACGATCGTCATATTCTCGGGCTGATAAAGCTGATGGTGAAAGTCCCGTACATGGGCCGCAGAGAGAAACGGGGGCAATTCTGCCAAACCCAGCACTGGACGCCCATAGGGATGGTTGGGAAAGACGAGTTGACGCACCGATTGATAGACTACCCAGTCGGGATTGTCATAGGCTTGATCAATTTCTGTACGGATGATTTCTTGTTCCTGCTTAAATTCAGCTTCAGGAACCGCTGCATGGATTAAAAGTTCAGCCAGCTGTGCAAAGCAAGGTTCAAGCTGATCTGCTAAGGTCACCATGTAGAAATGAGCATAATCATAGCCCGTGGCCGCATTGACTATTCCACCCTGGCACTCCAGCAGCCGATCAAATTCTTGGGGTGAGACGGTTTCAGTACCCTTGAAAATCATATGCTCTAAAACATGAGCCAATCCAGGTACTGCCTCAGGCTCCCTGGTGACCCCTGCATTGACCCAAATATCAACGGTCACGACTGGCGTGAACGGTAGGTATTGATGCAGAACCGTTAATCCATTCTCTAAACAAGTTTGATTGACGGGATGGGCTGCCCCTCTGGTCTGGACAGGCTGCCAACGCTTAGCAGGATTGTGATTAAACCACATCAACGATGGTTAAGACATGAGGGACAAGGGAATGGATCTTCTAAAGTTTTGCATTGATTAACAAGACTATAAAAGGGAGACCGAACTGGAAGAAAAAACTAAACTCTATTTCTCTGATCTAGAACGATTCTGTGAGAAGTTACTATATATCAGTCTACAAGACGGCAGGAAGTCCCGTTCTCCAGCCCCTCTCTATCTTTCACCTTCTCGGCGCTCCCTCCCCATGTCGAATATACAAACACTAACCCTCCAGGTCCCTGCGACTACAGCCAATATTGGTCCAGGCTTCGACTGTTTAGGGGCAGCCCTCTCTCTCTACAATCGTTTTCAATTTACCCGTCTTCCAGATCATTCTGAATCGCCCATCATCCGGGCTACAGGAACTGGTGCTGATCAACTCCCGACAGATGCCCAAAACCTGGTCTATCGAGCATTTGCGGCCACGTATCAGCATCTAGGTCAAACACCACCCGCCATCGAAATTGATATCCATTTAGATATTCCCCAAGCGAGAGGATTAGGCAGCTCCGCCACAGCCATTATTGCGGGTCTGATAGGAGCCAATGAACTGGCCCACCAACCTTTAGGCCAATCAGAATTACTGCAGCTAGCCATTGACCTAGAAGGCCACCCAGATAATGTCGTACCTGCCCTGGTGGGAGGTTGCTGTCTCGCCGCCAAAGACTTGGATGACAAATGGCAAGTCTGCCCGATAGATTGGTCCCCCGAGGTGGTTCCCATTGTCGCCATACCGGACTTTGAACTAAAGACCGATCTGGCTCGCAATGCTCTACCCGAGACCTGTGGGTATGGTGATGCGATTTTTAATATGGCTCATCTCGGCTTTTTGATGAAAGGGTTAGAGCAAGCCGATCCAACCCTCCTCAAAACGGCCCTTGATGATAAATTGCACCAACCCTATCGGCTGAAGCTAATTCCTGGATTTGCAGAGGCTTATAAGGCTGCCCTAGATGCTGGGGCCTACGGCCTGGTCATCAGTGGGGCTGGTCCGACCCTTTTGGCACTGGGTGATAGCGAAACGGCAGATGCGATCGCATCTGCCATCCGCAACCAGTGGCAAACAGCCAACCTTTCAGTAAAAACTCAGGTTCTAAGTCTAGATAGACAAGGCGCTATCGCTCAATCCACCTAAGTAGTTTCCCTCAGCCTCTATCCTCAAACAGAATTGAAAGCTAGGTAACCCTTAGTTCTTAATCCCGTTGGCAACAACGCCCAAGATAGGAATTTGAGCAATTTCTAGCATGCGGAGACTTTCCTTCAGGAGGCTTCTGGGAACACTCCCTAGATGTGCAACCACCATTAAGCCATCTGTTTGAGGCGCAATAATCGTTGGATCCGCGAGGTTTAAGGGTGGGCAGTCGTAAATGATTAAATCAAACTGTTCAGCAAACACGCCCATCAGCTTCTGCATCTTTTGAGATGCCAAGATGCGAGTCGGATCGGACGGCAACATCCCTGCCGTCAGGACAAAGAGGTTCTCTGTACCCGGTAGTGGATGAATCGTGGACTGAAGATTGCCTTCCGTTGCCATCAGATCACTCAATCCAGGGCTGTTGGGTAAATTGAGAACGCGGCTAAGACTGGGAGCCCGCAAATCAGCATCGACCAACAAGACTCTTCTTCCCATGGCTGCTGCCGCCTGAGCAAGGTGCATCGAGGTAGTCGATTTCCCTTCCTGGGGTGAGCAGGATGAAATAACCAGAGAAGAAATCGGTAAGTCAGGATTAAGGAGGTGCAATTGAGAGTAAAGGGAGCGGAAGGCCTCCAAGAACGGTGAATAGGAGTACTCTGAGGCTTTCTTGTTATTGGCAAAGTTACTCAAACTAGCCAAAGAGAATTGCTCGTTATTCAGCAATGAAGGCTGTTCCTTTTGCTCAAGCAGAGCGAGTCCCATTTCACTCTTAAGGAAGTCACCTTCCGAAGACAGAAAGGGAGTTTCTTCTAGCTGCTTTTGCTGAGGGATGATACCTAGGATAGGACGCTTTAATTCAGCTCGAAGATCCTGCAAGGAGTGTATGGCATCATTGGTTCTGTCAAGAAGAATTGCAATGCCAACACCGAGTAAGAGCCCCAGCATAGTGCCTAAAGCCAAGTCACGCGGTAGATTAGCATCGGTAATAGTTGCTACATTAGGCTCCCCTAATAACTCCCAGGGCACCTCATTTCTCGCAGCATTAATTAAGAGTTCTTCTCGCTTCTCCAGAAATTTGCGATACGTATCATTGGCAATCTGCAGTTTCCGCTGCAGATTTTCGTATTGGCGGGTAATGGCAGGCAGTTGCCCCATTTTCTGTTGAAGAGACGTTTGGGCTCTCAGAATCCCCTGTCGTTTTGCTTCTAAAACTTGCAGCTGTACCGAAGCATCAACAAATTGCTGACTCATCCCCTTCCGGAGGGAGTTTTGATAAGGGAGTGCTGCCGTATCAGGAATCGTACTGGACAAATTTCGGCCTAGGCTATTGCGGGCCGCCTGGTTGATTAAAGGCAACAGCTTATTACGCTGTTCTCGTAAATCTACGACTTCAGGGTGATTACTGGTGAGTTCCGCCGACCGAATGGCGAGTTGAGACTCAATTTCTTGCAATTGCGTCCGCAATTTCTGATAGCTGGGCGATTCGGTCAGAACAGTTGCAGCTTCAGCACCTGATGGAGTCAGTTTCAGTTGCTGTTGCAATGTTGTATACAGCTGCCGAGTCTCCATGAGCTGAATTTGGTTTTCAGCTAATTGGCCTTGAATGGCACCAGCTTGAGAGGAAACCTGCCCACCGAAGGTCGCAGGGTCGAGGAGCTGATATTGTTCACGGAACCGCTGCAAAAGTTGCTCAAACTGACGGACTTGGCCCTCAGCTTTAGGGAGTTCTCGATCAACAAACTGAATCGCTCTGCCCAAATTTGTTTGTCGTTCACTGACACTGTAGTCTGTATATTGCTGAGCCACTTCAGCGGCAATAACTTTCGCAGACTCAGGATCGGCAGCATCAAGGCTAACTGACAAGATTTTGGTTGGAGCTTTGTTCTCAGCAACTCGCTCAATGGTTAAATTTTTTGCCAACTTTTTGTAAGACAAGTTGGGATACTGAGGGCTCAATTTGTCCGCAATGGGCTGGAGAATTTGAGGACTCAGAAGGATTTGGATCTGTGTAGGATAATCCAGAACCGTTTGGGAAGCCTGAGAGTTTCCTAAGCCTTGATCCTGAACTGAGGTATTGTTGCCGCTAAGTGAAGACACAACCTCACTTTCAGCCGTGACAGGCTCAATCAGGATGCGAAATTGACCTTGGTAAGAAGATGGTCGCGTCCGGCTCCAATATAAAGTTGAAACGGCAACAGCAGCGGTCACTAAAACGACCACGGGGAAGCGCCGACGAATAGCCCCAAAAAGCTGGCCAAGATTCAGACCTCCTTCTTCTTCTACACCTGCTTGAAAAGATTGAGGAAGAAGAGTTAGCGCTGGAGTAGGAGTTTCCTTAACGGTCTCCAGTCGCTGTAGTCTCGTCATTTTTGAGTTAGGGCTAGGTTTCATCGCCTTTTAGGGGGGGTAAGTAAAGAACTTAAACTAATGCCAAACTTTTTACATCGCCTGAGTTTCAAGTCAGACTGCAGATACCAAGGAATGAGGGCTTAGTAAAATTTCATATATCTTTAGAATAACCTGTTTGTGGGGGGTTGCAATTGACTCAGATCACATGAACTTGAATACACAAGGCGGCTAGGCCGTTCTAAGGAAATGTGATCACATTGTTTGATAGCAATGGGCGCTCAAGAACAAGCCTTTAAGAAGCATATGAGGTAAGGGGAAGACTGAATGTGACTTGAATCAACTGGATGACCATTAATTTGGTTTTCTTATGATTTTGATAAAATTTAGTATTAGAAGCTACACGAGACTCTATAACGTTTCTAGCTTTGGATTAAGCGTAAAAATGCTTTATATACTAATAATATCTTCCTTGTTTTCAGAATGGGAGCTAATCCTAAATCCATAGCCTAAAATTCGACTACTTTTTGTCGCATTTTCTTAGGAGTAACAAACTCATAGCTATCTCAGTAGTATTAATTGATACAAAAGTAATAATTATGAATGTAATTCTATTGTAGGCCCTTAGCCTTAGCAGGACGGTAAGATAAAGTCTGATTTAGTATGAATCAAATGTAAGTTTAGTTTGAATTGCTATACTTTTTCTGCCTCTAAAAAGAAGAAACGCAATTATTTTTCGTATTCAATAAATAAATATTCTGATAAATAAAAACGTTTTTGTTTTGTAGTACCCTCTAACACTTAAATTTATTAGATTTATCCTTTGATACATATGTGATTTTATTTGTTCGGGATTGTCGGTGTATGTATATAAATTTCAGGTGCCTTGTCTTTGTAAATACAATTTCAATATATTCCTATATAGATAAATGCCTGAAATTTATATTTTTTTGATCAATTAAAGTTTAAATACGCACAAAAACCTCAAAAAATCATCAAAGATTTCCTGGTATAGCAGTCGCCACTCTAATTAGGACGCTAGGTACAACATATGTTCCATTGCTTCTCTAAGTGAACCGAAGTGCTCTAATTGGTGTCTAATTCGACTTTTAATCCAAGCCCACGACCGTTCAATCTTATTCAAATCAGGAGAATAGGGTGGCAAGTACCACACTTCACATCCTGCGGCTTCTACCAGTTGCTCAATTCGCCCTCCCTTATGGAAGGTGGCATTATCAATGACTAACTTCTGCCCCGGTTTGAGCATCGGTATCAAACAAGTCTCAAGCCAAATTTCAAATACGGTGCGATTGCAAGCCCCTTCAATCGTGAACGGGGCCATGAGCTGCTTTCCTCTCAAAGCTGCAATCATATTGACTCGTCCACTTCTGCTACCAGACTTTAAAGCATAGACCCGCTCACCTTTGGGACCATAGCCATAGTCATACTCATCTCGATTGTCCATCCCTGACTCGTCAGCATAGACGATATCGTCTGGGTCTACTGTTGTTAACTTTTGGACGAACTCAGCCCGTTTGTGCTCATCACGTTGGCGGTAGCCATAGGTCTTTTTTTTCGAGTAAATCCAATATTCTTCAGCGCTCTTGAAATAGTACGCTCACTGATTTGCCCCTCCCACAACTCGGCCATCTGAGCTTGGGTTTTATAGCGATGTTCTTGAGCAAAAGCTCGAAACTTATCCCAGTCTGTGATTTTGTGGCTATGGCCAAG
The Acaryochloris marina S15 genome window above contains:
- a CDS encoding divergent PAP2 family protein translates to MQDFGNIINNQVLLVSLAASLLAQSLKIIIDLAQNGKINFRVLVETGGMPSSHSASVTTLATCVGQVHGWDSTEFAIATVFAIIVMYDAAGVRQAAGKQAKVLNQIVDEMFQEHPEFNEDRLKELLGHTPVQVIVGSILGVGIAILLGPAGLLF
- the crtE gene encoding geranylgeranyl diphosphate synthase CrtE; amino-acid sequence: MISAENPQKTSSTQDLSGSTPSNFNLVDYLSQRRELVEAALDASIPVVYPEKIYEAMRYSLMAGGKRLRPILCLAACELAGGTIEMAMPTACALEMIHTMSLIHDDLPAMDNDDFRRGKPTNHKKYGEDIAILAGDGLLAYAYEHVAIQTQQVPPEQVLKVVARLGHAVAATGLVGGQVVDLESEGAEDVTLSTLNFIHAHKTGALLEASVLSGAELAGADQELLDRCSKYARNIGLAFQIIDDVLDVTATSEKLGKTAGKDVEAQKATYPSLWGIPESKRQAQHLIEEAKAELAVYGDQSAPLQALADFITSRQS
- the folD gene encoding bifunctional methylenetetrahydrofolate dehydrogenase/methenyltetrahydrofolate cyclohydrolase FolD codes for the protein MPVESSKLLDGKGLAQKIQGELTAQIQILQAEIGRPPGLAVLMVGDNPASAAYVRNKERACERLGIASFGHHFPTEVAFDEVKQTIHDLNANPQVDGILVQLPLPPHLDSTALLYEIDPDKDVDGLHPLSLGRLVRGESGLRSCTPAGVMRLLAAYDVELSGKHAVVIGRSILVGKPVSLMLLAANATVTMAHSRTPDLAAVTRTADVLVAAVGKPGLITADMVKPGAVVIDVGISRQEVEGKARLVGDVEFASVQPQSSLITPVPGGVGPMTVSMLLENTVWSYRQRHKGSYNS
- the sipA gene encoding regulatory protein SipA, producing MSESIDIGDRIRIVSLPPYVKTAEPMPMLRPPDVIHVGEEGTVLSREPGDYWSVRMENGAYLLSSQYLEKVDSAD
- a CDS encoding pitrilysin family protein; protein product: MLPLPSPITSVPVTSGLLCQKFALANGLVVLITENPIADIVSARIFVGAGNTREPLGQAGVAYLMAATLTKGTHRLSSAEIAEQVESVGASLGVERAPDYFLLSLKTVSEDFLDILSLAAELLQYPSFPASEVELEKKLALQSIRAQQEQPFTLALKGLRHSLFPPGHPYIQTGPGDPDQIAQLQPADLHQYHQTYFRPDNMVISLSGNLKAFEAVQYCQQVFGDWPVPEQPLLPPDGLQPVEAMAASMGSSSNISITTQPSQQSIVMLGHLAPSVQEPDYAALKLLYTYLCSGLSSRLFVELREKQGLAYEVSGFYPTRLGPSHFVVYLGTAADNTAIALAKLQAEIDRLSQQPLATEELETAKSKLLGQYVLGKQSNAQLAHLMGWYEALGLGIHYDQNFPKQIASLDVEAVYQAACQHLQQSHISLVGSDTAVQPWLAPS
- a CDS encoding pitrilysin family protein, with translation MWFNHNPAKRWQPVQTRGAAHPVNQTCLENGLTVLHQYLPFTPVVTVDIWVNAGVTREPEAVPGLAHVLEHMIFKGTETVSPQEFDRLLECQGGIVNAATGYDYAHFYMVTLADQLEPCFAQLAELLIHAAVPEAEFKQEQEIIRTEIDQAYDNPDWVVYQSVRQLVFPNHPYGRPVLGLAELPPFLSAAHVRDFHHQLYQPENMTIVLVGDLTHEQAIDLVHRHCDWPHTPASRDLLSSPSPLNPVDQRRYHAMETPGIDQARLTIAWLGPGVTEKEQGYGFDLLSVILTGGRTSRLVSDLLEQRGWIYDVHSEFFLQREGGCFTISVWLDPKYLEVVETVIREHMYQLGEIPIPEVELHRCQQLVVNDFIFGTEMVNQLAGLYGYYSILGELEQAFTYPRLIQAIDPKTLQTLAQKYLSPSHYAITTLQPCSY
- the thrB gene encoding homoserine kinase — its product is MSNIQTLTLQVPATTANIGPGFDCLGAALSLYNRFQFTRLPDHSESPIIRATGTGADQLPTDAQNLVYRAFAATYQHLGQTPPAIEIDIHLDIPQARGLGSSATAIIAGLIGANELAHQPLGQSELLQLAIDLEGHPDNVVPALVGGCCLAAKDLDDKWQVCPIDWSPEVVPIVAIPDFELKTDLARNALPETCGYGDAIFNMAHLGFLMKGLEQADPTLLKTALDDKLHQPYRLKLIPGFAEAYKAALDAGAYGLVISGAGPTLLALGDSETADAIASAIRNQWQTANLSVKTQVLSLDRQGAIAQST
- a CDS encoding tyrosine-protein kinase domain-containing protein, producing the protein MKPSPNSKMTRLQRLETVKETPTPALTLLPQSFQAGVEEEGGLNLGQLFGAIRRRFPVVVLVTAAVAVSTLYWSRTRPSSYQGQFRILIEPVTAESEVVSSLSGNNTSVQDQGLGNSQASQTVLDYPTQIQILLSPQILQPIADKLSPQYPNLSYKKLAKNLTIERVAENKAPTKILSVSLDAADPESAKVIAAEVAQQYTDYSVSERQTNLGRAIQFVDRELPKAEGQVRQFEQLLQRFREQYQLLDPATFGGQVSSQAGAIQGQLAENQIQLMETRQLYTTLQQQLKLTPSGAEAATVLTESPSYQKLRTQLQEIESQLAIRSAELTSNHPEVVDLREQRNKLLPLINQAARNSLGRNLSSTIPDTAALPYQNSLRKGMSQQFVDASVQLQVLEAKRQGILRAQTSLQQKMGQLPAITRQYENLQRKLQIANDTYRKFLEKREELLINAARNEVPWELLGEPNVATITDANLPRDLALGTMLGLLLGVGIAILLDRTNDAIHSLQDLRAELKRPILGIIPQQKQLEETPFLSSEGDFLKSEMGLALLEQKEQPSLLNNEQFSLASLSNFANNKKASEYSYSPFLEAFRSLYSQLHLLNPDLPISSLVISSCSPQEGKSTTSMHLAQAAAAMGRRVLLVDADLRAPSLSRVLNLPNSPGLSDLMATEGNLQSTIHPLPGTENLFVLTAGMLPSDPTRILASQKMQKLMGVFAEQFDLIIYDCPPLNLADPTIIAPQTDGLMVVAHLGSVPRSLLKESLRMLEIAQIPILGVVANGIKN
- a CDS encoding IS630 family transposase (programmed frameshift) — encoded protein: MPKIYSYDLRCKVIDAIELDGMPPSEASDTFHISRNTINLWQRLKAETGDLHPIPRQHLGHSHKITDWDKFRAFAQEHRYKTQAQMAELWEGQISERTISRALKNIGFTRKKTYGYRQRDEHKRAEFVQKLTTVDPDDIVYADESGMDNRDEYDYGYGPKGERVYALKSGSRSGRVNMIAALRGKQLMAPFTIEGACNRTVFEIWLETCLIPMLKPGQKLVIDNATFHKGGRIEQLVEAAGCEVWYLPPYSPDLNKIERSWAWIKSRIRHQLEHFGSLREAMEHMLYLAS